DNA sequence from the Phoenix dactylifera cultivar Barhee BC4 chromosome 13, palm_55x_up_171113_PBpolish2nd_filt_p, whole genome shotgun sequence genome:
TGTCTTAATTTCAGAACCATGCAGATAAGTGAAGCACTTCAGATGCAAATTGAAGTTCAGAGAAGACTGCACGAACAACTTGAGGTAAGGGCAAGATATCATAGTTCTACTACAAATTGATAAAAGGCAAGAAAGTCCATAATATCTTCTTTGGAATAATATAttctagttttttttaaaaaaaaaatcaacatataATCTCCTGAAACATCAAACTAGAATTAGCTAACAAGGAATTCACTATTCAGAGAGACACCCAATATTATCTATTGCAAACAGAGCAAAATCAGATCttcattttcataaaaaaaggcatgcctgtttttttaaaaacaattaGAGAATTCAAAGTTTCACATGAACTATTTTTCCTGATGTAACATAGAGCTGGCTTTGTTATGAAGAAGTATATACACAAGGAAATTTAGAGAGAAAGGGTTAAAGATAATAGAGACCAACAAAGAGAATTTTTGTTTCACTTTCATATCACCATATTCCATGTAAACTATTTTGTGCTCTTTAAAACCTACTTACCAAATCACTAAAAACACATTACAATCAAACAAGTTTAGGATGGTCAATTCAAAATCCATTTGCAGGGTTCAGGAACAATAAGGGAACCCTGCCATCTACCACTACTGATACTTTTTTGCCATTTGAATAAAGAAATATGATAATTGTTGGTGCAAGCTTCTTTGTTAGCTCTCCTCTTATTCCTGACTCTATATCTTTACTGAAATTTATTTTGGATCACATAGGTGCAAAGACACTTGCAGCTTCGGATAGAGGCACAGGGGAAGTATTTACAGTCAGTGCTAGAAAAGGCCCAGGAGACTCTTGGGAAGCAGAATTTGGGTTCGGCAGGGCTGGAAGCTGCCAAAGTGCAGCTCTCTGAACTGGTCTCCAAGGTCTCAAATGAATGTCTTAACACTACATTTCCAGGTTTGGAAGAAATTTCTGGCTTTCATACCCTGCAAGCACATGCAGCCCAATTTGCTGATTGTTCGGTCAATAGTTATTTAACCTCGTGCGAAGGATCCCAAAAGGAACAAGAAAAATATAACGTCAGTATGGGTACCTATCTTGGCAATTCCCACCCATGCCTGCAACAATTCAGAGCAGATACTGGGCTTGAACAGGCTCAACTTGCATGGCATGGAGATTTGAATGAGCAGAAGACATTCTCTCCATCCGTTTTACAAGATTCAGAAGTGACTTTTTTCCCGGTCCAGAGGGACTCTAGAACCTTAACAATGAACATCAAGGCTGAAAGAGAGAAAGTAGACAGCAGCACTGTTTCTGATGCAcgacgaaaagaaaaagatagcaAGGATGCTTTCCTTGAACGAAACAGCAAGAGACCTGCAGCCCTACAAGAAAGGGGAAAGGAGTCAAATGGGTTTGGCCTCCAAAGTGTAACAACTCAACTGGATCTAAATGCCCATGAAGAGAATGATGGTCCTCCAAATTGCAAACAGTTTGATCTAAATGGCTTCAGTTGGAGCTGAGATATGGCAAGAAAGCAGCTCATGGCACAGAGAGAGATGAACCCAAGGGATAATGAGAGGTTCATATTTATAAACTCTAACATATGCCACATATATCCCAACCGCAAGCTCCATCATATCAGCCATTGCAGTCAGCAAAAAATAAGTGATGGATATTGGGATGCAGTTGAGTCACAAAATCTATTTGCCAGGCAGCAACTTGAGGGTGCATTATAAACAAGTATGAAAGAGATTGTCCTAGAGAATCAGTATGTTATCCAAGGTTTGTCAATGTCATCATTGGAATGTATTAATAAGCATTTTGGCTGAAACTGACATATTGTAGGTTATGAGAAAATAAACAGTGAATTCATATTCAAAAAACCATTCCAAAATTATt
Encoded proteins:
- the LOC103709655 gene encoding myb-related protein 2 isoform X1 encodes the protein MYHHQHHQGPSNLLASRVSFPPERHLFLQGGSVPGESGLVLSTDAKPRLKWTPELHERFIEAVNQLGGPDKATPKTVMRLMGIPGLTLYHLKSHLQKYRLSKSLQAQPNTGTTKNVIGCPLAADRTAEGNGSLMSNTTVASQTNKTMQISEALQMQIEVQRRLHEQLEVQRHLQLRIEAQGKYLQSVLEKAQETLGKQNLGSAGLEAAKVQLSELVSKVSNECLNTTFPGLEEISGFHTLQAHAAQFADCSVNSYLTSCEGSQKEQEKYNVSMGTYLGNSHPCLQQFRADTGLEQAQLAWHGDLNEQKTFSPSVLQDSEVTFFPVQRDSRTLTMNIKAEREKVDSSTVSDARRKEKDSKDAFLERNSKRPAALQERGKESNGFGLQSVTTQLDLNAHEENDGPPNCKQFDLNGFSWS
- the LOC103709655 gene encoding myb-related protein 2 isoform X2 codes for the protein MRLMGIPGLTLYHLKSHLQKYRLSKSLQAQPNTGTTKNVIGCPLAADRTAEGNGSLMSNTTVASQTNKTMQISEALQMQIEVQRRLHEQLEVQRHLQLRIEAQGKYLQSVLEKAQETLGKQNLGSAGLEAAKVQLSELVSKVSNECLNTTFPGLEEISGFHTLQAHAAQFADCSVNSYLTSCEGSQKEQEKYNVSMGTYLGNSHPCLQQFRADTGLEQAQLAWHGDLNEQKTFSPSVLQDSEVTFFPVQRDSRTLTMNIKAEREKVDSSTVSDARRKEKDSKDAFLERNSKRPAALQERGKESNGFGLQSVTTQLDLNAHEENDGPPNCKQFDLNGFSWS